The genomic window ATATTGCTATtacaaattctttacaatatacaAATGTGTTACGCTTGTAATAGAACACTCTTCTGCAAATGCTAATTTTATCTATGTCGGCATTTATGTATATGCTATGTAAGTATTAtgttatatatttataattttttctatttgttccacttgtaatttatttttattttttaataatttttggcaACGCACTTTTTTCTCTAATCTGACGGCCGTTTTTCGCTGTTTTTCCTGGTATGCTCTTCAGCATTCTTTATAAAACGTTTCCGATCCCGCAAATACTCTTCAGCCAAATCTGCACGCAATGGATGCTCGGGTTCGGGATCGTTGATTAGGGCAATCAATGCTTGCACCACTTGATCTGTGCGTGTTGCAGGCTTCCAATTTTCTGTTGATATTATTGGTAAACAAACTTGTCCCTTCTCATCGATATTGGGGTGATAGATTTTTGTTTTAAAGATTATCTTTGGCGGTTTAAATGGATATTCTGCTGGAAAATTGATTTCAATGCGAAATGCACCTTTATTATACGGCGCATTGTCCGGCACTATTAAGCCGGTCCAACGTAATAGATTTTCCTCGTCTGCATTGATTTCTCGGAAAGATTTCAGACCACATGCCTGCAGATCGGTTAGTTCTTTGCGCAACCTACGCGGAGCAGTCATTTTGTTTTATGCGCGTGCAATATATTTTGTATTACTCAAATTGCACTATTTAAATGCAGGaactaaaattttcataaaatatgtttcacaaattttgcaaaaattaaatatttccaGAAAAGATTTTCTTCTGTCGACTTTCTTTGTTTTGGGTGTTTATTTCGCTGACTATTCTTACCTTTCCTCGGGATGTCAATAAAACGTCAAAGCAACGATAGGTTTGTTCGGTCGGTTATTAAAGCTGCAGTCAGAGGTGCTGTATCGTCAACcctatcggtaaccttataacagctgattcgacccaccttatgagaatcaatgcaatcgattattggtgacgCTAAAGtcttaaccgtatcgtagccaaccaattggtttttgatttagcgtcgtaacgataaacagatGATTACGTTATGGAtatgactacagcgatacgacaaacggcacctaaggcaaggtgcacacgaggctacgcgtcatagacgcgtacaagatatttcatatagcaacaatttctctacgcctcaagatctgcacacgaagctagtttcgagcgtcgctacaaaaagcaaacaattattgaaaaaaaataaaaaatttaatttcttcagccatatccgtccccgaaataaaaggaaaataggtattaaacgttatgaaaggcaattttaaaccactgcggactagagaaaagggtgatttctatttccaacactttttagccttttaaacgcttcaacaatgtctaaccaagctgttgtgtagtttaatactctttttcgctttggtaatatacctttcacgcactttttttaactaaagtaacattttttaactaattacacaaatttgcatacaaagaaatgtaaaaaaacatcttgttcttccttttttttcaa from Eurosta solidaginis isolate ZX-2024a chromosome 3, ASM4086904v1, whole genome shotgun sequence includes these protein-coding regions:
- the Ubc10 gene encoding ubiquitin-conjugating enzyme E2-18 kDa, with protein sequence MTAPRRLRKELTDLQACGLKSFREINADEENLLRWTGLIVPDNAPYNKGAFRIEINFPAEYPFKPPKIIFKTKIYHPNIDEKGQVCLPIISTENWKPATRTDQVVQALIALINDPEPEHPLRADLAEEYLRDRKRFIKNAEEHTRKNSEKRPSD